From the genome of Falco cherrug isolate bFalChe1 chromosome 10, bFalChe1.pri, whole genome shotgun sequence:
GCCCTGGCATCCTGCCCTGGCCATGCAGCAGCTGGGTCAGAGCTGTCCCTCCTCGGGGTGCTTGGTTCCCTTTTCAGCCTGGCTCCTCCCTGGGGGTGTCTGCACAAAGTTGAGAGCCAGCGAAGGCAGAAAACCTCGGTGGAGGCTGAGCAGACATCTCGCTTTTCCCCAGGTGCCACCACCAAGTCACGGAGATGCTGGATCTacccttcctgcccttctgcgTCCTCCTGGGTGGCCTGGGCTTTGTGTGTGTGGCCTTCGTGAGCGCCTGGTGCCAGCACTGGCGCGGTGGCTTCGCCTTGGATGGCAGCGCCCAGATGTTCAACTGGCACCCAGTGCTGATGGTGACAGGCATGGTGGTGCTGTACAGTGCAGGTAAGTGGGGCATGTGGCGCAACGTGGTGCCAGCACGGCTCTTCTCTGACCCTCTCACCCAACAGCGGCCCTGGTGTACCGCCTGCCCGCTACCTGGAGGGGCCCCAAGCTCCCCTGGAAGGTGCTGCACAGCTCCCTGGCCCTGGCAGCCTTCACTCTGGccgtgctggggctggtggctgtTTTTCGCTTCCACAACAGCCATGGCACACCCAACATGTACTCGCTGcacagctggctggggctggccaccatcctgctcttctcctgccaggtgggtgctgccctgctccccagcaccctgcccccacccccggcaCCGTGCCCTTCACCCTCACCTCCCCTTCCCACAGTGGCTGGCTGGCTTCAGCACcttcctgctgccctgggctcctgcctggctccgTGCCTTCTACAAACCTGTGCACATCTTCTTTGGCTCCACCATCCTCATGCTGTCGGTGGCCTCATGTGTGTCGGGCATCAACGAGAAGCTCTTCTTCAGCCTGTGAGCATCGCAGTGTGTGGGGGGGGAGCCCTTGCTGGGAGGGTGGCTCCAGGAGGAGTGTGGTTTGGGCTGTTCATTGTTTTTCGGTGCTAGAAGTGTCATCGAGTGAAACCGAGCATGGGGTGGCAAAGGGAAGTGAGTGAGCAATTCCTGCCTCAGGTGTGTGGTTAACCTGCACAGCTCCCCGCTGCAGGGTGGGTGCAGGGTTGCATGATCTTAGGGGGAAGGCTGGGCACATGCAGGAAAGCTCTCGGCCATTCTTCTCCCAAGGAAGAACGGGACGACTGACTAcaagcacctgcctgctgaggCTGTCTTTGCCAACATGCTGGGGCTCCTGATCATCCTCtttggggtgctggtgctgggggctctggCCAGGCCAAGCTGGAAGCGTCCCGACGCCGACTCTCCAGACTCTTGCCAGGtaccagctgtgctgtgggggaatgccaggctgcagggtggctTTGGGAGTCTAGCCGGGGGACCTGCCTCCCACCATACAGAATCACAGCAGGCTGgtcacccagcccacccccctgctgaagcagctcccctagagcaggctgcacagagccgCGTCCAGGCGGGTTCCAacgtctccagagaaggagacccctcggcctctctgggcagcctggcccagggctctgccacccccGAGGCAGAGAAGTTCCTCCTCACATGCAGATGGAAGTTGCTGTGTTGCCGTTggtgcccgttgccccttggcctgtcactgggcaccgctgaaaagagcctggccccgtcctgcTGGCACTCGCCCTTACGATATTTGTAGCTGTTGATCAGAGCCCCTCGGTCTTCTCTCCCTGGGCTAACCCCCCGGCcctgggtgggaagggacaggCAGCGGGACGCAGACACCGGGCTCACCTGTGCTCTCCCCACAGCCGCTGCTCACCGCCGAGCgctgatgctgctgcagcagccaaggtctctccctgccctctcaGGGCCACCAGCCCCGAACACTCCGACCCCATCACATCCCTGCCTGCTTTGCCGGCCCTGCTCTTGGCCTGTCGCCGTGCCCTCGtccctctgcctgtgcctgatGCTTATCTGCCCGTGGGAGGAACAGGCTCAGCTCCCTTATGGCAGAGGGATTGCTGTGGTGTGGACATCTCTTTGCCTCCGCTGTGGCCTGGCATTGGCCTCCTGCCTGCCGTAGGATGAGGGCAGCTGCAGCGTGAcgctcctgcctgcctcctcgtgccagctcctgctgggtcCAGCTGGCCTCTCACGCCTGAACCTCGGTCCGTGCCACACCAACTGCCCTCCCCGTGCCACGCAGTGCCATCCTCAACACGATGGCTGGAGCTGCCAGAGCCTCATCAGGTCAGAAGCCATTGGAGGAGTGTCCGTGTACACGGCCGtgctgccaccccccaccctgggaCCATCTCCTGTGCGGGGAGCCCAGCTTGGGGTGGCAGGGGTGGAGGAGACCCTCGCACCGTGCCTTGCCCTTCACTGGGCTGCCTGTgcctctccctccaccccaTGGGTGTGGGTGGCAGGACCAGCCGCGCAGCCCCCTGGGGCCCTCGTGGACACGTAATAAACCACTGGCTTCTGCAGTGCTCCTGCACGTGCGTCTGTGGGGACGAGGGGGAGCCCCAGGAGCCAGGGTGGGAGAGACgggtgctgggggagaaggTGCTGGCCAAGCCAAGCTGCACTGCTTGGAGGCTGTCCCCCCTCTGAGGGCCTGGCTTGTCCTTGCTGGCTCCTACAGactctcccctctgctgctgggaggcagagctCGTCTAGCAGTATAGGGTCACGCCAGCTGGTCCCCCTGCTCacccccggcccctgccccagcctggggccaCCCTGTTCCGCtgagcaggctgtgcccctgccccTGGTGGTGCCTTTCCTAGAGCCTCCTCCAGGCCCCGTGCCTGGGGCCATGTGAGCCCTGCGGTTTCCCCTCTTGACACCCGATGGGGAAGGCTCATGGCCAGCCCGGaagcttccttcctccccagcagtCATGCTCACACTGGAACACAGGGCCAGCTGGatctctgctcctctccctttTCACGTGGGGACATGTCCTGGCAGAACTGGGTTCATCCCCACGAGCCCCAATCCCCACCATCCCATCCCTCTCATAGCAATGGATGCTCTAGGCCAGCTTAGAGGGACCACAAAGGTTTATTGGGGGTACACATGGCGTGCTGCCAAGTCCCCCATCACTGCTGGAGCCACACTGGGGGTGGCCAAGGGCCAGCTGCCCCTTAGCTCCGCAGCCCCTCCAGCACGGCCCGCAGCACAGCTGCCACCGCCACCGCACCTGGGtcgggctgcagcagctgggccgAGCTGATGTAGCTGGCTCTGCCCGCCCCGGCCTCCATGTGCCTGGTGGCCTCTGCCGCGGCCTCCGCGCTCTGCCAGGGAAAAACGGGCTGTGCTCAGGATGCGGCTGGGGCAGCCGGCACCCCGCAGGCCAGCCCAGCGTGGTGACTCCCACCCTGCTCTTGTGCCAATGCGGCTTTGGGCTGCCCGTccggggctgcccctgccccgtaCCTGCACGGCAGTGGCCAGCACCGGCAGCAGGTCAACACCAGGGCTGCGCAGGGCGTGCAAAGCCTGTGCCGCAGCGCAGAGCGGGTCCAGCTGGGAGAGACGGGGAAGGGGGCTGagcccagagctgctgacaGCCCCCGTGGCTCTACCCCGCTTCCCCTGGGACACCAGCACTCACCATCGTCCTGTCTCCTGGTGCGGCTCCTCCGTACCTGTGCAGGATGCAGAGGGGTTGGCAGGATTCTGCAGAGGGATCAGGGGTCCCAGGGGTCCCATGGCACTCACCGTTGCATGGCTTCAATACCGGCATCCACAGCATCAGCCCAGGCTGGGAGATCACTGCGGTTGAGCAGGGGCTGGGCGGCCGCCGTCAGGAACAGCCCGTAGAGCTGCCGGGACACCAGCCCCGTTACCGCTCGCAGCAGGGACACACCCAGGGTCCCACGGTGTCACAAGCCAAACCCACAGCCCTTCCCCTTAGCCTGCGCTCACCACGCCAGAGGAGCCACccatcttctccagcagcaggtcagccagggcagagaggagctgggctggggctgccggtgGCGGCCCCGCACGCACCCACTCCTGGATGGCTGTAGGGAACGAGGCAGGAACGGGCTAGAACGCTTCCCTCAGCTCCACGTGGGTGACCCACTAGGCCCGGGGGACCTCTGTCTCaccctgggggcagctggggcctCCCGATTGCTCCAGGGGAACCTGGGGATCCCTGCCCCTCTTGCGGACAAGCAGGGACACCCCCTGCAATGCCATGGGGCAGCTGCCACTGGATGCAGAGACATTTTGGGGATGCAGGTGTGGAGACCCTATCCCATAGGAGGGGGCAACTCGGAGGCTCCCCAGCTCAGGGGTCCCCGCTCCCCGAGAAGGAATGTCCTGGGGAAGACTCTACTCCTGGGAGGTGACAGCTGGGGTGAGTCCCCGGCCgacagcaccccagcacccctcagggtgccagcacccacctTGGGCAGCTCGAGCATGCGTGTGGCCACAGTCCCCATCACCTGCTTCACGGTCCAGCTCGTTGAGCTTGTCCTGCATGTCCAGCAGGGTGCTGcacaccagctccagcaccagctgtgcctgagctgcGCCAGGCCCTGCGGGGAGGAGACGTCacccctgcccgtccctgggGGAGACGGGGAAACCGAGGCACGGGGCGGTGCCAGCTCCTGAGGGACTCTAGctctccagggctgctggtaCCTGTGCTGGTCTCATGCTGTGCGGTCCCTGGTCCCTCAATCGGCACTGGCACCTCCTGTCTCTGGCTCATTGCAGGTGCCGCGGCCAGGCTGGGCCAAGCCATGGCAGTGGTCTTGGCATCTAGAGTAGGAGGTGAGAGCTGAGCGCTGGCTCAGCAGGACTCCGCCGGATCCTCACCAGCGTGTCCAGCAGCACCacctgtgccagcagccagcactggggCACCTCGGGACACCCCACCAACCTTGTGTCCTGGCTGCCTCGTCACCCAGTGAGTGCTTGGGGACCCCCATCCCATGCTGCATCCCTGCCAGCAGGCACTCACCAATcagccccaccagctcctcATCCACCAGCATGAGCGTGAGGGAGACCCCAGCCATCTCCAGCGCTGTCATGAAggagcccaccagggcccgggCAATGTGGATACCTCGGCTCTCTACGGGCACAGGGGTGGGGGTCTGTGAACCTGGGGGGTGTCACAGGAAGGGTCCCCAGAAGCAAAAGTGTCACAGCCAGGGCATGGTGCCCCAAAGACACACGCACACACTCACCCAGGCAGCGCACAGCCGCGCCGGCCACGATGCCCAACTCCAGGCAGGACAGCCCGCCCAGGTTGttcaccaccagcaccacggaggctcctgcagggcaggggtTAGAATGAGACCCCTGCCCGGGTGGTCTGGGGGCTATGCAGAGGGCCAGGGGGGCTCACCAGGTCTCAGAGGCAAGTGGGAGGCATTGGAGGGGTCCGTCATGTGCACCAGCATCGTCTCCACTGCCTCATCTGCCGGCAGCACCTGTGGGACACAGGGTGAGCCATGAGGgcaaagctggggaggggggcggggggcggggagcaggaggcagcaggacatGGCAGGGTCTCGCTCACCTTCATCCTGCGCACACCCGCTTCACCATGGATCCCTGTAGAGATGGGGCGGCATCACCCTGTGCTGCAGGCACCTCCTGCACTGGGTGATGCCTGCCCCATGGCTAACAGGGAGTACTCGTCCcctgctggggggtgggggggggatTGGGGGACAGCTCCTCACCCAGGCCCAGCTCCATCTCATCCTCAGCCAGCCGGAAGGTGGGCTTGGACCCCGGGATGCTGCaaggggacaggctgagacCCAGGGTACCTGCGTGGGGAGGGAAACGGGGTTAAGCCTGAGGGGACTGGGGACCGATGGGGGGGCTCTGCTTTGCCCCGGGGCTGCAAACTGCCAGGAGGGGTGGGGGATACGGGGCTGGGGGACAAGGCACAGTATCCCCCCAGGAATCACTGGCCCCCATGGGGGTCcccacagggcagcagggggtcccacaggcaTACCCATGGCTTTAGCAGCCGCTGACACCCTCTCAACGATCTCATTCAAGCTTGCCCCCGCCTCGGCCAGGGCCCCCGCCACCTGTGAAGGGCAGCAGCGGGTGAGGGACCCCCAAGCCCCATCCCCCAAAATCCTACACCCCCACAGGGACGCAGCGGGGCCCTGGGTGCCAGCGGCACCCTGCAGACCTTGTGTATGAGGACGGTGCCGCACAGCCCGCGGCGCCCAGCTTTCTTCAGGGTGGCAAAGGCGCTGTcatcccccaccaccaccatttgCACGTTGGCCCCCTCTGCCCGCGCCCGCTCCAGTGCCAGCCCGAAGTTGAGCCGGTCCCCGGTGTAGTTCTTCACGATCAGGAGGGTCCCAGCTACGGCGGGACACAGTGTGGTGGGCATaaagctgtggcaggggggtAAAGCCCCAACCCATGCCCTGCTGTGTCACCCTACCTGCGCCAGCCTGTGTCACCACCCGGATGGCTGCCAGGATGCTGCCCACGGCCGGGGAGGTGAAGACGGCTCCGGCCACCACGCCGGTCAGCATGCCCTTCCCGATGTACCCTGCGGAGCGGGATGGGGTGCTCGGAGCTGTGCCGGGGGCAGCCGGCTCATGGCGGCGGGGGGCTCACCTGCATGGGCGGGCTCGTGGCCAGAGCCCCCCCCGGAGAGCAGGGCCACCCGGCCCTGGATGGCCACCAGATCCGCACGTAGGACCACCCGGtgtccctgcaggagctgcaggccaGGGTTGCaggccaccagccctgccagcgCGTCATCGGCACAGCTCGCCACCGAGTTCACCAGCTTCTTGGGCACCTGGTGGCACAGaaggggggcacaggggggggcacagggggggcACCCCATggcggggggagcagggggctcCTCGCCGCCCTGTCTTACCTCCATGCAGGTGATGTGGTGGGACAGCGGAGGATCCCACGGCTTCAGCTCCGAGCCCGAGCCCGAGCGCTGGCGGGAGGCAgtgggggctgagggggggcaAAGTCCACCACCGGTGGGGACAGACCCCCTCCCACCCGGGGGAGCCGCAGGGACGGTCTGGCCTGgcacaggggcagcaggagggggacGGGGCTGGTGGGCTCAGTGTCATCCCCAAATGGCGACCCCCTCCTggggtgttggggggtgggggggtagggTGGGACAAGCCCCCCAGCAGGGACCTCCtcaagggggtggggggtcacACCTCTAGCAGTTATCCCCtcccaggctgggggacagggtgGGAGCATCCCCCTGAGCAGGGACtccctcctggggcaggggggaagggggagggggactGTCCCTGAAGCAGAGGGGGGCAAAGGCGGGCGCACCCCCCCAGCAGGGACACCCTTTtgaggcgggcgggggggggggcggggggtagGGGGGGCGCACCCCCCCAGCAGGGACCCCATCTCAGTATGGGACCCCCTCTCCACAGCAGGGACCCTTTCTCGGGGCGTGGGGGGCCACAAGGGGGCGCACCCCCCTGTAAAGATCCCCCCCGCAAGCAGGGACCCGCCGAAAcatccccttccccacctgccctCTCGTCTGCTCCCCCGGGTCCTCCAGCGGCCTAGAGCGGCCCCGCGCGGCCTCTTCCGCTGACGTCATGGCGGCGGGCGGAaggggcggtggcggcggcggcggagagGCCGCGCCAGGCCCCGCTCCCGGTACGCGCCGCGTCCTGCTCCGGCTCCGTCCCGCTCCCGTCCCGCCTTACCGGCTCTGCCTGTCGCCGCCATGTCCTACAACTACGTCGTGACGGCGCAAAAGCCGACGGCCGTGAACGGCTGCGTCACCGGTACCGCCGGCGAGGCGGCGCCAGGACCCCCGGCCTAACGGGCGCGGCGGGACCTGTGCGGCCGTGGGGGTGGTGGCGGGGTTCTTGAGGCACGGGGGGCTTGGTGGGCGAGGAGGTGCTGGGGGccactgaggggctggagggacatTGAGGTTCCTGAGGCTCAGTGGGCGACTGGGGAGCTGCGGGGGTGCTGCGGCCCCGGCGGGGTGTGGGGGTTCCCTGGGGTCCGTGGGGGTACTTGGGGGCACTGTCGTGCCTTGGGGTGTGCTGAGGTGTGGAGGGGATCTGGGGGCGTTGCGGGAACACTGAGGGGCCTGGGGTGCCCCAAGGTTAGTAGGCGTGTGGGGCACCAGAAGTAGCCGGGGGGGCTTTCAGGTTTgttggggtgctgtggggcactGAGGGAGGTGAGGGTGTCGTGAGTTTCCCGGGGGCGGTGCTGTGGGGTACTGCGGGTGCGTTTAGGTTTATGGAAGTGGTGCGGGGCACTGGGGTTGTGCTGGGGGTGTAGTGGGGTGTCTCAGGGGGATCTGGGCCAGGTTTGAGGTTTCTGAGAGCTCAGTGGGGGTTTAGTGCGTGGGGATGAAGTGGGGTTCCTGGGGAGGGGTTAGAGAGCAGCAGAGGGttggggtgctgtggggagaGCTGGTGGTGATGTCTGTGTCTTGCTGTATTGCGCGGTGGTTTAGGCTGTTGCAGCGTACGCTGGAGAGGGGATACGGTGGGAGGGGCCCCTGGGAATAGAGTTCCCTGGGGAAAGATGAGAAATCAAAGTACAGGAAAGGTGGTTCCTGAGGGcgctgggtgctgtgggaggaAGGTGCTGGGGTTTTGTGGTGCTATGGCTggggggtgctgcagggaggctggcGCTCAGTCTGAGGTTGGGGGGGTGCAGGCCAGGCTTCCCAGGATCGGCAGACTGCTGCAGGTTGTTCGGTGAGGGCACCTCACAGTGCTGCCTTGTTACTTCTTTGGGGCTCAGCAGtgatttcttctctctgttttccagGACACTTCACCTCAGCAGAGGATTTGAACCTGCTGATCGCCAAGAATACACGACTGGAGATCTATGTGGTGACAGCGGAGGGGCTGCGGCCCGTCAAGGAGGTGGGGATGTACGGCAAGACTGCCGTCATGGAACTCTTCCGCCCCAAGGTGGGTGtgctgcggggagggggctgctcacagctggggagggcaggcatGGGCGCGTGGGTACCActggctctgccaccctgctgAAGGCACGCTGTCTCTCTTTGGCAGGGGGAGAGCAAGGATTTGTTGTTCATCCTGACAGCCAAGTATAACGCCTGCATCCTTGAGTACAAGCAGAACGGGGACAGCATTGATATTATAACCCGTGCCCATGGCAACGTGCAGGTGAgtgaagcagcagcacctgaaaGGGGCAGATTCCCTTCCTCAGTGATGGTTTTACATTTCCAGTGATGAGGCTGCGCCTAGGTGATGGGTTTCTGCCTGGTTATGTACGATTCTTTGCCTACCGCTGGCTCTGGTATGGTTCACCTGCTGCCGCTGGTATTTCCAGAGGTTTTTGCCTGTAGTGAGTCAGGCTCAGGGATTGAGGACATAGCTGCAACTGTGTTCTCAGGGGAGTTTGCAGAATAAGGATAATTTGAGATCCTCCTACTCTAAAGAGAATTAGCTCTCAAAGAGAATTAGTTCTCAAAACTCGGCATAAGGTACAATTTTCCCTGGGAAATGACTCTTCTGGCATTTCGTGGCTGGTCTCTACACGCTGCATAGCAGGATCATGACTGTTGAAGTTACCCTTACCATTGTGGCTATACGACGTTGATAATAATTGGAGATGTTCTCCATTGTTCTGTGTGGATTAAAATCATGCCTTCTGAGC
Proteins encoded in this window:
- the LOC106631130 gene encoding lysosomal membrane ascorbate-dependent ferrireductase CYB561A3 isoform X1 translates to MEAPGEAEGAARPDGRRAGLRCHHQVTEMLDLPFLPFCVLLGGLGFVCVAFVSAWCQHWRGGFALDGSAQMFNWHPVLMVTGMVVLYSAAALVYRLPATWRGPKLPWKVLHSSLALAAFTLAVLGLVAVFRFHNSHGTPNMYSLHSWLGLATILLFSCQWLAGFSTFLLPWAPAWLRAFYKPVHIFFGSTILMLSVASCVSGINEKLFFSLKNGTTDYKHLPAEAVFANMLGLLIILFGVLVLGALARPSWKRPDADSPDSCQPLLTAER
- the LOC106631130 gene encoding lysosomal membrane ascorbate-dependent ferrireductase CYB561A3 isoform X2 produces the protein MLDLPFLPFCVLLGGLGFVCVAFVSAWCQHWRGGFALDGSAQMFNWHPVLMVTGMVVLYSAAALVYRLPATWRGPKLPWKVLHSSLALAAFTLAVLGLVAVFRFHNSHGTPNMYSLHSWLGLATILLFSCQWLAGFSTFLLPWAPAWLRAFYKPVHIFFGSTILMLSVASCVSGINEKLFFSLKNGTTDYKHLPAEAVFANMLGLLIILFGVLVLGALARPSWKRPDADSPDSCQPLLTAER
- the TKFC gene encoding triokinase/FMN cyclase isoform X1; translation: MEVPKKLVNSVASCADDALAGLVACNPGLQLLQGHRVVLRADLVAIQGRVALLSGGGSGHEPAHAGYIGKGMLTGVVAGAVFTSPAVGSILAAIRVVTQAGAAGTLLIVKNYTGDRLNFGLALERARAEGANVQMVVVGDDSAFATLKKAGRRGLCGTVLIHKVAGALAEAGASLNEIVERVSAAAKAMGTLGLSLSPCSIPGSKPTFRLAEDEMELGLGIHGEAGVRRMKVLPADEAVETMLVHMTDPSNASHLPLRPGASVVLVVNNLGGLSCLELGIVAGAAVRCLESRGIHIARALVGSFMTALEMAGVSLTLMLVDEELVGLIDAKTTAMAWPSLAAAPAMSQRQEVPVPIEGPGTAQHETSTGPGAAQAQLVLELVCSTLLDMQDKLNELDREAGDGDCGHTHARAAQAIQEWVRAGPPPAAPAQLLSALADLLLEKMGGSSGVLYGLFLTAAAQPLLNRSDLPAWADAVDAGIEAMQRYGGAAPGDRTMLDPLCAAAQALHALRSPGVDLLPVLATAVQSAEAAAEATRHMEAGAGRASYISSAQLLQPDPGAVAVAAVLRAVLEGLRS
- the TKFC gene encoding triokinase/FMN cyclase isoform X2; translation: MTSAEEAARGRSRPLEDPGEQTRGQRSGSGSELKPWDPPLSHHITCMEVPKKLVNSVASCADDALAGLVACNPGLQLLQGHRVVLRADLVAIQGRVALLSGGGSGHEPAHAGYIGKGMLTGVVAGAVFTSPAVGSILAAIRVVTQAGAAGTLLIVKNYTGDRLNFGLALERARAEGANVQMVVVGDDSAFATLKKAGRRGLCGTVLIHKVAGALAEAGASLNEIVERVSAAAKAMGTLGLSLSPCSIPGSKPTFRLAEDEMELGLGIHGEAGVRRMKVLPADEAVETMLVHMTDPSNASHLPLRPGASVVLVVNNLGGLSCLELGIVAGAAVRCLESRGIHIARALVGSFMTALEMAGVSLTLMLVDEELVGLIDAKTTAMAWPSLAAAPAMSQRQEVPVPIEGPGTAQHETSTGPGAAQAQLVLELVCSTLLDMQDKLNELDREAGDGDCGHTHARAAQVAAAPWHCRGCPCLSARGAGIPRFPWSNREAPAAPRPSRSGCVRGRHRQPQPSSSLPWLTCCWRRWVAPLACSTGCS